One genomic window of Haloferax mediterranei ATCC 33500 includes the following:
- a CDS encoding outer membrane protein assembly factor BamB family protein, with amino-acid sequence MWSVDTRQRAATSPAVAGETVFVASYDGKIRALDEKDGDAKWSTALSSQRTEVRSSPAVVGDLVCAGSQDGGVRAYSTQGGEHKWTAVPSQRFVGGITATENRLYAGSIGEDAALYAIDSDDGSVQWQESLEDGTMAAPAVTEETVFVGGVGSPLRALNTNTGKQRWQFTSVERASFDAAPAVDEASVYVASTDGKLHAISRDTGDRSWMVDVPQQTRSSVAVADGSAFVLDYEGTVRAFATEDGSQQWSVETERPLARADPAVVRDTVYVGAFDGVVYALNVEDGSIRWQYDTGSPAIWGSPVPVNGTVYVGDAEGTVYALAEA; translated from the coding sequence GTGTGGTCTGTCGACACGAGACAGCGAGCTGCAACGAGTCCTGCTGTTGCGGGAGAAACGGTGTTCGTCGCGAGTTACGATGGGAAAATCAGGGCGTTGGACGAAAAGGACGGCGACGCGAAGTGGTCTACTGCGCTATCGAGCCAGCGAACTGAGGTCCGTTCTTCACCAGCCGTCGTCGGTGACCTCGTCTGTGCAGGTTCACAAGATGGTGGAGTACGTGCGTACTCCACACAAGGAGGGGAGCACAAGTGGACCGCAGTTCCATCGCAACGCTTCGTGGGGGGGATAACTGCCACCGAAAACCGTCTCTACGCAGGGAGTATTGGAGAGGATGCAGCCCTCTATGCGATAGACTCAGACGATGGTTCGGTCCAGTGGCAGGAATCGCTTGAAGATGGGACGATGGCTGCACCGGCAGTAACCGAGGAAACTGTGTTCGTCGGTGGAGTCGGATCTCCACTCCGCGCGCTAAATACAAATACCGGGAAACAACGATGGCAGTTCACATCGGTCGAACGAGCGAGTTTCGACGCTGCACCCGCCGTAGATGAAGCCTCGGTCTACGTAGCGAGTACCGATGGGAAGCTGCACGCGATTAGTCGAGACACTGGTGACCGCTCGTGGATGGTTGATGTTCCTCAGCAGACACGTTCGAGTGTAGCTGTCGCAGATGGGAGCGCGTTCGTTCTCGATTATGAGGGTACAGTACGAGCGTTCGCCACAGAAGACGGAAGCCAGCAGTGGTCGGTTGAGACTGAGCGACCGCTCGCTAGAGCTGACCCTGCGGTCGTCCGCGACACGGTCTATGTCGGTGCATTCGATGGTGTTGTTTACGCACTGAACGTAGAGGATGGGTCAATTCGCTGGCAGTACGATACTGGTTCACCGGCAATCTGGGGCTCCCCAGTTCCGGTTAACGGGACGGTGTATGTCGGAGACGCCGAGGGAACGGTGTACGCACTCGCCGAGGCTTAA